In Pseudoalteromonas sp. MM1, a single window of DNA contains:
- a CDS encoding acetyltransferase — protein MLKKWLPNWLNGLIVGCVFFSNVIVFGTLVLLLGLIKLVLPFSIINTILHSVYRGWCNGNRFGLWLGCANIKVNINGDVNSKSWYLLVCNHMSWLDIVVLSSINVLPAPKFFLKDELKYVPFIGSGAWAMGMPFMKRVTKAQLAKNPKLKGLDVERTKQSCRNFKNNPTTIINFVEGTRYTHAKHASQQSPFKHLLKPKAGGIAFALEVLGEQFDAMLNTSVVYSGSTSHVCRNILKGQLDSIYVSIDVIAINQQMLGSYQHDKAFRSRFQKYVNELWVAKDAQLASIYAQHDLPESHISKEIETL, from the coding sequence ATGCTAAAAAAGTGGTTACCAAATTGGCTCAATGGCTTAATTGTAGGCTGCGTGTTTTTTTCAAATGTAATAGTTTTTGGCACCTTAGTGCTACTGCTTGGCTTAATAAAGCTTGTACTACCTTTTTCTATAATTAACACCATACTGCATAGCGTGTACCGAGGCTGGTGTAATGGTAACCGGTTTGGCTTGTGGCTAGGCTGCGCCAACATAAAAGTAAACATTAACGGCGATGTAAATTCAAAAAGTTGGTACTTACTAGTTTGTAATCATATGAGCTGGTTGGATATTGTAGTGCTTAGCTCAATTAATGTATTACCTGCCCCAAAGTTTTTTTTAAAAGACGAGTTAAAGTACGTGCCATTTATTGGCTCTGGCGCATGGGCTATGGGTATGCCTTTTATGAAGCGCGTAACTAAAGCGCAACTTGCTAAAAACCCCAAGTTAAAGGGTTTAGATGTTGAGCGCACTAAACAAAGCTGTCGTAATTTTAAGAATAACCCCACCACCATTATTAATTTTGTTGAAGGCACCCGTTACACCCACGCAAAGCATGCAAGCCAGCAAAGCCCGTTTAAACATTTACTAAAGCCCAAAGCGGGCGGGATTGCCTTTGCACTTGAAGTGCTTGGCGAGCAATTTGACGCCATGCTAAATACAAGTGTGGTGTACAGCGGTAGTACAAGTCATGTTTGCCGTAATATTTTAAAGGGTCAGCTTGACTCAATTTATGTTTCTATTGATGTGATTGCTATAAACCAACAGATGTTGGGTAGTTATCAACACGACAAAGCATTTAGAAGCCGTTTTCAAAAATACGTTAATGAACTATGGGTTGCTAAAGACGCGCAACTTGCCAGCATATATGCGCAACACGATTTACCTGAGTCACACATTAGTAAGGAAATAGAAACACTATGA
- a CDS encoding acyltransferase: protein MSVIRGVFSILLYTINTLIWFVPIFVCGLLKLIPIKPMQKLLSWVAKQCATIWVSVNSINQRLFTPTKINVTGLEETKLKDWYLVIANHQSWVDILVLQRVFNRKIPFLNFFLKKELIYVPILGVCWWALDFPFMTRTSKAQLKKNPKLRGKDIETTRKACEKFKEMPVSIVNFVEGTRFTTQKHARQNSPFPHLLKPKAGGIAFVMQAMGEQISKVVNVTIHYPDGIPTFMDFAGGKVKQINVHVDIRPVSEELIGDYTGDSEFRVGFQSELNRLWEEKEQTLQQLEHNHK from the coding sequence ATGTCAGTAATTCGCGGTGTATTCAGTATCTTACTTTATACAATAAACACACTAATTTGGTTTGTTCCTATTTTTGTTTGTGGGCTATTAAAGTTAATTCCTATTAAGCCTATGCAAAAGCTTTTAAGCTGGGTTGCTAAACAGTGCGCCACTATTTGGGTGTCGGTTAATAGCATTAACCAACGCTTATTCACGCCAACAAAAATTAATGTTACCGGTCTTGAAGAAACCAAATTAAAAGACTGGTACTTAGTGATTGCTAATCATCAAAGTTGGGTTGATATATTAGTACTACAACGCGTATTTAACCGTAAAATTCCATTTTTAAACTTTTTTTTGAAAAAAGAGCTCATTTACGTGCCAATATTAGGCGTGTGCTGGTGGGCGCTCGACTTTCCGTTTATGACCCGCACTAGCAAAGCACAGTTAAAAAAGAATCCAAAGCTACGTGGTAAAGACATAGAAACAACCCGCAAAGCCTGTGAAAAATTTAAAGAAATGCCGGTAAGTATTGTTAACTTTGTAGAAGGCACGCGCTTTACAACGCAAAAACATGCTCGCCAAAATAGCCCTTTTCCGCATTTATTAAAGCCAAAAGCGGGTGGGATCGCATTTGTAATGCAGGCTATGGGTGAGCAAATCTCTAAAGTAGTAAATGTGACCATTCATTACCCCGATGGCATCCCTACATTTATGGATTTTGCCGGGGGCAAAGTTAAGCAAATTAATGTGCATGTAGACATTCGCCCTGTAAGCGAAGAGTTGATTGGTGATTACACTGGCGACTCTGAATTTAGAGTGGGTTTTCAAAGTGAACTAAACCGTTTATGGGAAGAAAAAGAGCAAACACTACAACAGCTCGAACACAACCATAAATAA
- the speA gene encoding biosynthetic arginine decarboxylase — MTWGLETARATYNVAHWSDGYFDINAQGELVAYPDGDQSKNAISLTQLTEQFKQQGLTLPVLVRFTDILKNRVDTLTNAFTLAQSSREYKGKYTCVYPIKVNQQRSVVSKLLAHPSGLVGLEAGSKPELMAILGVADKPITIVCNGYKDSEFLRLACIGQAMGHSVKIVVEKLSELTTLLEEIDNLGIEPAIGIRIRLNSVGKGKWQNTGGEKGKFGLTAGQVLSAVEVLKKHNKLHLMQMVHFHIGSQIANIRDIHRALRECARHFAELTQLGVPLNTVDVGGGLGVDYEGSGSRSACSMNYSVEEYARNVVNAFAEVCDQHSLTHPAIITESGRALTAHHAVLITDVIDVEKAPNHPNPEPPLQNSALVLDEMWQCLQRLNPRMALEIYHDAMHLFSEAHDQYVHGLVSMLEWAKIEQLYFTILHRVRASLSNNARAHREVLDDLHEKLADKLFVNFSLFQSLPDVWGIEQLFPVMPIENLDKPLTQRAIIQDITCDSDGQIREYVEGAGIETSLPIPEYQHGEQYHIAMFMVGAYQEILGDLHNLFGDTDSVHVELTDDGYVLTNAIKGDSVKDVLKFVDYDSAILAQNFELLVNKLAVSEQFKAGYLAELNAGLEGYTYFED; from the coding sequence ATGACTTGGGGTTTAGAAACAGCACGCGCTACATATAATGTTGCTCATTGGAGCGATGGCTATTTTGATATTAACGCACAAGGCGAACTAGTTGCTTACCCAGATGGTGACCAATCTAAAAATGCAATTTCTTTAACGCAGCTCACCGAGCAATTTAAGCAGCAAGGCTTAACATTGCCTGTATTAGTTCGCTTTACCGATATTTTAAAAAACCGCGTAGATACACTCACCAATGCGTTTACCCTTGCTCAAAGTAGCCGTGAATACAAAGGTAAATACACGTGTGTATACCCAATAAAGGTTAATCAGCAGCGTTCGGTGGTGAGTAAATTATTAGCGCACCCAAGTGGTTTAGTCGGCCTAGAGGCAGGCTCAAAGCCCGAGCTTATGGCTATTTTAGGGGTAGCCGATAAACCCATTACTATTGTGTGCAATGGCTATAAAGACAGTGAATTTTTGCGTTTAGCCTGTATTGGTCAAGCCATGGGGCACAGCGTTAAAATAGTGGTCGAAAAACTCTCAGAGCTAACTACCTTACTTGAAGAAATAGATAACCTAGGCATAGAGCCTGCTATTGGCATTCGTATTCGCTTAAACTCGGTAGGTAAAGGCAAGTGGCAAAATACCGGGGGCGAAAAAGGCAAATTTGGCTTAACCGCAGGCCAAGTACTCAGCGCTGTTGAGGTACTTAAAAAGCATAATAAATTGCATTTAATGCAAATGGTGCATTTTCATATTGGTTCTCAAATTGCCAACATACGTGACATACACCGTGCCCTGCGCGAATGTGCGCGCCACTTTGCTGAGCTTACTCAGCTAGGTGTGCCGCTTAATACAGTTGATGTAGGCGGTGGTTTAGGGGTTGACTACGAAGGCTCAGGCTCACGCAGCGCTTGCTCGATGAACTACTCCGTTGAAGAATACGCCCGTAATGTGGTTAATGCCTTTGCTGAGGTGTGTGACCAGCATAGCTTAACGCATCCCGCTATTATTACTGAATCAGGGCGTGCTTTAACAGCTCACCACGCGGTGTTAATTACTGATGTAATAGATGTAGAAAAAGCGCCAAATCACCCAAACCCTGAGCCACCACTACAAAATAGCGCGTTAGTGCTTGATGAAATGTGGCAGTGTTTACAACGTTTAAACCCGCGTATGGCGCTAGAGATTTACCACGATGCGATGCACTTATTTAGCGAAGCGCACGACCAGTACGTACATGGTTTAGTAAGCATGCTCGAGTGGGCGAAAATAGAGCAGTTATATTTTACTATTTTGCATCGGGTGCGCGCATCACTTAGTAATAACGCGCGTGCGCACCGCGAGGTACTTGACGATTTACACGAAAAGCTAGCCGACAAGCTATTTGTTAACTTTTCACTGTTTCAGTCGTTACCTGATGTGTGGGGCATTGAGCAGCTGTTTCCGGTGATGCCAATCGAAAATTTAGATAAACCGCTAACCCAGCGCGCCATTATTCAAGATATTACCTGTGACTCAGATGGGCAAATTCGGGAGTACGTTGAAGGCGCGGGCATAGAAACCAGTTTACCTATACCTGAGTACCAACATGGCGAGCAATACCATATAGCAATGTTTATGGTAGGGGCTTACCAAGAAATTTTAGGTGATTTACATAACTTATTTGGCGACACCGACTCAGTGCATGTAGAGCTAACCGACGACGGTTATGTATTAACCAATGCTATTAAAGGTGATAGCGTTAAGGATGTATTAAAGTTTGTTGACTATGATAGCGCCATTTTGGCACAAAACTTTGAATTATTGGTCAACAAACTAGCAGTGTCTGAGCAGTTTAAAGCTGGGTATTTAGCCGAGCTTAATGCTGGGCTTGAAGGTTATACTTACTTTGAAGATTAA
- the speE gene encoding polyamine aminopropyltransferase produces MANLDQSKWFTEISDRDGSAFSLRINKKLDEKQSPFQKVEMFETTDFGNLMIIDGCTMVTTRENFFYHEMISHPALLAHPNPKNVVIVGGGDCGTLREVLKHPSVETVTQIDIDEVVTQMSLKYFPELCESNNDPRANVMFDDGIKYMREAAGESIDVVIVDGTDPVGPGEGLFNHAFYTSCLNALRPGGILVQQSESPLMHMPLLVEMREAMLSVGFNDLQTLPFPQPIYPSGLWSVTLARKSQAFNGFREADAEQVAQHSEYYNSGIHHGALATPNFMKRAFNKK; encoded by the coding sequence ATGGCAAATTTAGATCAAAGTAAGTGGTTTACAGAAATTAGCGACCGCGATGGCAGCGCATTTTCATTACGTATTAACAAAAAGTTGGATGAAAAACAGTCTCCTTTTCAAAAAGTAGAAATGTTCGAAACCACAGACTTTGGTAATTTAATGATCATCGATGGCTGTACTATGGTTACAACCCGCGAAAACTTTTTTTACCATGAGATGATCAGCCACCCTGCACTTTTAGCGCATCCAAACCCTAAAAACGTCGTTATTGTTGGCGGCGGAGACTGCGGTACATTGCGTGAAGTATTAAAACACCCAAGCGTAGAAACCGTAACGCAAATAGATATAGACGAAGTAGTAACGCAAATGTCGTTAAAATACTTTCCAGAACTTTGCGAATCAAACAACGACCCTCGTGCTAACGTTATGTTTGATGACGGCATTAAATACATGCGCGAAGCCGCTGGCGAGTCTATTGATGTGGTAATTGTTGATGGCACAGACCCTGTAGGCCCAGGTGAAGGTTTATTTAACCATGCGTTTTATACAAGCTGCCTAAATGCACTTCGCCCAGGCGGTATTTTAGTACAGCAAAGCGAGTCGCCACTTATGCACATGCCGCTGTTAGTAGAAATGCGTGAAGCTATGTTAAGTGTAGGGTTTAACGATTTACAAACACTGCCATTTCCACAGCCAATTTACCCAAGCGGTTTATGGTCGGTAACGCTTGCACGTAAATCACAAGCATTTAATGGTTTTAGAGAAGCCGATGCCGAGCAAGTTGCACAGCACAGCGAATACTACAATAGCGGCATTCATCACGGTGCACTTGCTACACCAAACTTTATGAAGCGCGCATTTAATAAAAAATAA
- a CDS encoding methylamine utilization protein gives MIKPLLGLLLLSMSTCAAATTITIKNANNQPLVNAVVWLSGTSTQANNQVSKTYAMSQKNREFTPRTLVVPKNARVEFPNVDSIMHHVYSFSEAKTFELKLYKEQPKAPIIFDQAGVVELGCNIHDWMLGYIVVVDSTVFAITDDNGTVNLTVPNGQYTLSVWHSGFSDISNVETQSINVSEAPLHYTVKQAIAEQIDFATDEFDDY, from the coding sequence ATGATAAAACCCTTACTAGGTTTGCTACTGCTAAGTATGAGTACTTGCGCAGCGGCGACAACAATAACGATAAAAAATGCAAACAACCAGCCTTTAGTAAACGCGGTGGTGTGGCTAAGCGGAACATCTACTCAGGCTAATAATCAGGTGAGTAAAACCTACGCAATGAGTCAAAAAAACCGCGAGTTTACACCACGTACGTTAGTTGTCCCGAAAAACGCAAGAGTAGAGTTTCCTAATGTAGACTCTATCATGCATCACGTTTATTCGTTTTCTGAGGCTAAAACCTTTGAACTGAAGCTTTATAAAGAGCAACCTAAAGCGCCTATAATTTTTGATCAAGCAGGTGTGGTGGAGCTTGGTTGTAATATTCATGACTGGATGCTGGGTTATATTGTGGTGGTGGATAGCACCGTTTTTGCCATTACTGACGACAACGGCACAGTAAATTTAACAGTTCCTAATGGGCAATACACTTTGAGTGTATGGCATTCTGGGTTTAGTGATATAAGTAACGTAGAAACCCAAAGCATTAATGTGAGTGAAGCACCTCTACATTATACCGTAAAGCAGGCCATAGCCGAGCAAATAGACTTTGCTACGGATGAATTTGATGACTATTAA
- a CDS encoding glycoside hydrolase family 97 protein produces the protein MRTTLLLLAFASNSFAQTAVVESPNSQIKLTISDESSTPSYAISFKDKPAINTSRLGFEFKTQAAFNDGFKITHIEKQSVNTQWQQPWGERQTVTDKHNEVAVTFTKDDPQGATYTVRFRAFDSGVGFRYEVPSQAGFEQTHITKELTEFAINNSNDATAWWIPARGWNRYEYVYNTTALNDVPLAHTPFTLKTNDGTHISIHEAALVDYAGMVLNQRRPGTFNADLTPWSDGIAVKKQGAFNTPWRTIQIADSAVGLVNSDIILNLNEPNKLGDVSWVKPGKYVGIWWGMHINTQTWGSGEKHGATTQTTKYYMDFAAKYGFDGVLVEGWNIGWDGDWFFNGDVFSFTQPYDDFDIAALTQYGKQKGVQLIGHHETSGNVSNYRDQMDDAFALYEKSNVSQVKTGYVADGGNIKRIDENGIARHEWHDGQFMVNEYLYNVKLAAKHKISINTHEPIKDTGLRRTYPNWIAREGARGQEFNAWGTPPNPPEHIPMLAFTRMLAGPMDFTPGIFDMSFNGLGDNTNRPQTTLAKQLALYVVLYSPIQMAADLPKNYLAKPDAFQFIQDVPTDWQQSIALDGEVGDFIVFARKERKRDKYSGNDWYLGAVTDEKARTIEVKLDFLEKCKKFEAQIYQDGKNAEWKNNPYDLVIEKRIVSANDKLTLKLATSGGTAIRFKAL, from the coding sequence ATGAGAACCACACTTTTACTATTAGCGTTTGCCAGTAATAGCTTTGCACAAACGGCTGTAGTTGAATCACCAAACTCACAAATAAAATTAACTATTTCTGATGAAAGTAGCACACCTAGTTACGCAATTAGCTTTAAAGACAAACCAGCTATAAACACATCGCGCTTAGGTTTTGAGTTTAAAACCCAAGCCGCGTTTAACGATGGTTTTAAAATCACACATATAGAAAAACAAAGCGTTAACACTCAGTGGCAACAACCTTGGGGCGAGCGACAAACAGTTACTGATAAACACAACGAAGTAGCGGTCACGTTTACAAAAGATGATCCCCAAGGTGCAACATACACAGTGCGTTTTAGAGCTTTTGATAGTGGCGTTGGGTTTAGATACGAAGTACCAAGCCAAGCTGGCTTTGAGCAAACACACATCACTAAAGAGCTTACCGAGTTTGCAATTAATAATAGTAACGATGCCACGGCATGGTGGATCCCCGCACGCGGCTGGAACCGATACGAATACGTTTATAACACCACCGCATTAAATGACGTACCGCTTGCGCACACTCCATTTACTTTAAAAACCAATGATGGTACTCACATCAGCATTCACGAAGCTGCCCTTGTTGATTACGCAGGTATGGTGCTTAATCAGCGTCGCCCAGGTACATTTAATGCCGATTTAACACCGTGGTCAGACGGCATTGCCGTTAAAAAACAAGGCGCGTTTAATACCCCTTGGCGTACTATTCAAATTGCCGACAGCGCCGTTGGCTTAGTCAATTCAGACATAATATTAAATTTAAACGAGCCAAATAAGCTCGGTGATGTGTCGTGGGTAAAACCAGGTAAATACGTAGGCATTTGGTGGGGCATGCACATAAACACACAAACCTGGGGCAGCGGAGAAAAACACGGCGCCACAACTCAAACCACTAAATACTACATGGACTTTGCCGCAAAGTATGGCTTTGATGGCGTATTAGTAGAAGGTTGGAACATAGGTTGGGACGGCGACTGGTTTTTTAATGGCGATGTATTTAGCTTTACACAACCTTATGATGACTTTGATATAGCCGCCCTTACTCAATACGGCAAACAAAAAGGTGTGCAATTAATTGGCCACCACGAAACATCGGGTAATGTAAGTAACTACCGTGACCAAATGGACGATGCCTTTGCTCTTTACGAAAAATCAAACGTAAGCCAAGTTAAAACAGGTTATGTAGCGGATGGCGGTAACATAAAACGCATAGACGAAAATGGCATTGCCCGTCATGAGTGGCACGACGGCCAATTTATGGTTAACGAATACCTTTACAACGTAAAGCTGGCTGCTAAACATAAAATCAGTATTAACACCCACGAGCCAATAAAAGACACCGGCCTGCGCCGTACTTACCCAAACTGGATTGCCCGCGAGGGTGCACGCGGCCAAGAGTTTAATGCATGGGGCACACCACCTAACCCACCAGAGCATATTCCTATGCTGGCATTTACCCGTATGCTAGCAGGGCCTATGGACTTTACCCCTGGCATTTTTGATATGAGCTTTAATGGCTTAGGCGATAATACAAACCGCCCGCAAACAACGCTTGCCAAGCAGCTTGCGCTGTATGTTGTGCTGTATAGCCCGATTCAAATGGCTGCCGACCTACCTAAAAACTATTTAGCTAAGCCTGATGCATTTCAATTTATTCAAGATGTACCAACCGATTGGCAGCAAAGTATTGCGCTTGATGGCGAAGTGGGCGATTTTATTGTATTTGCCCGTAAAGAGCGCAAACGCGATAAATACTCAGGAAACGACTGGTATTTAGGTGCCGTAACCGACGAAAAAGCCCGTACTATTGAGGTAAAACTCGACTTTTTAGAAAAGTGTAAAAAATTTGAAGCGCAGATATACCAAGATGGTAAAAATGCAGAGTGGAAAAACAACCCGTACGATTTAGTTATCGAAAAGCGCATAGTTAGTGCAAACGACAAGCTAACTTTAAAACTAGCAACAAGTGGTGGTACAGCAATCCGCTTTAAGGCACTTTAA
- a CDS encoding ABC transporter substrate-binding protein: MTILINKSKGRNITVDIKAKLIVLSALIGCSNVCSDTLDIAALDFCPYVCSDTSGNESMGFVLELEKLILERAGHRVNFHIVPYLRSLKGTESGEYDAVAISNDSSSKVNICSKNTIGPMIYTFYVKKDMQWRYSGLASLGLVRFGVIAGYDFSLISPEVQNYFKENRDNEQLIQVHHGSEDLIYRLFKKLELGRIDTFSEAAYVADYKMQKYDLQDKFEKAGQFDKTLWGRMCFSPKNPKAHEYAQLIDTGMKELRKSGELKKIMQSYGLSVWEPQ, encoded by the coding sequence GTGACCATCCTAATTAATAAAAGTAAAGGGCGTAATATTACGGTGGATATTAAAGCAAAACTCATTGTGCTTTCAGCCCTAATTGGTTGTAGCAACGTATGCTCTGACACTCTTGACATTGCTGCACTCGATTTCTGTCCATACGTTTGCAGTGATACCTCAGGTAATGAGTCGATGGGTTTTGTATTAGAACTAGAAAAACTAATTTTAGAACGGGCAGGCCACCGAGTAAATTTTCATATAGTCCCCTACTTACGTTCCTTAAAAGGTACAGAGAGTGGTGAGTATGATGCTGTAGCTATAAGTAACGACAGCAGTTCAAAAGTAAATATATGCTCAAAAAATACAATCGGCCCAATGATATACACTTTTTATGTTAAAAAAGATATGCAATGGCGATACTCTGGGTTGGCATCTCTCGGCCTAGTAAGGTTTGGCGTTATTGCAGGTTACGATTTTTCACTAATCTCCCCTGAAGTTCAAAACTACTTTAAAGAAAACCGTGATAACGAGCAGCTTATTCAAGTTCACCATGGCTCAGAAGATCTCATTTATCGCTTGTTTAAAAAGCTCGAATTAGGGCGAATCGATACATTTAGTGAAGCCGCCTATGTAGCTGATTACAAAATGCAAAAATATGATCTGCAAGATAAATTTGAAAAAGCGGGGCAGTTTGACAAAACTTTGTGGGGCAGAATGTGTTTCTCACCTAAAAACCCCAAGGCGCATGAGTATGCTCAACTTATTGATACAGGCATGAAAGAGCTCAGAAAATCTGGTGAGCTCAAAAAAATAATGCAAAGCTATGGCTTATCGGTTTGGGAGCCACAGTAA
- the envZ gene encoding two-component system sensor histidine kinase EnvZ yields MGFFPRSAFGQTVFLVAALLLINQIVSYVTVSFYVVKPTIEQVNLMLAKQIKTVFIDWEDGVEINDEVSEKFFEITGIEVMTQREAMRQGLGQTREYSMLSRSMSEQLNGSARVRISQTDPLIYWVEAPQAPGYWVKVPLTGYQENNLEFLTFYLSSIGFLSVLGGWLFARHLNRPLKALQQAAVKVGKGDFSSKLEEEGSSEVIEVTRAFNQMSRGIAALENDRRLLMAGVSHDLRTPLTRIRLATEMMSDEDEYLREGIIYDIEDMNGIIDQFIEYLRHHKTDELACEDINALVAEVVNCELKHQRVITFKGNPSVGLVPLSSVAIKRVITNMIENALRYSEGDIEVLSYFNSNKKYVVIAVNDNGPGIPESELESVFEPFKQGDAARGSEGSGLGLAIIKRIIDMHDGKVKLENRPEGGLSAQIYLPIKVIAPVTSM; encoded by the coding sequence ATGGGATTTTTTCCGCGAAGTGCGTTTGGGCAAACTGTATTTTTAGTGGCCGCTTTACTGCTAATTAACCAAATAGTGTCGTATGTTACGGTAAGCTTTTACGTTGTAAAACCGACCATAGAGCAAGTAAATCTCATGCTTGCAAAGCAAATTAAAACGGTGTTTATAGACTGGGAAGACGGCGTAGAAATAAACGACGAAGTATCTGAAAAATTTTTTGAAATTACCGGTATAGAAGTGATGACGCAGCGCGAGGCAATGCGCCAAGGGCTTGGTCAAACCAGAGAATACTCGATGCTGTCGCGTAGTATGTCTGAGCAATTAAATGGCTCGGCGCGGGTGCGCATTAGCCAAACCGACCCACTAATATATTGGGTAGAAGCCCCACAAGCGCCAGGGTATTGGGTAAAGGTGCCACTTACTGGGTATCAAGAAAACAATCTCGAATTTTTAACCTTTTACTTATCAAGTATTGGTTTTTTAAGTGTATTAGGCGGCTGGCTATTTGCGAGGCACTTAAACCGGCCATTAAAGGCGTTGCAGCAAGCTGCTGTGAAAGTGGGTAAGGGCGATTTTAGCTCTAAGCTTGAAGAAGAGGGCTCCAGTGAAGTAATAGAAGTGACTCGGGCATTTAATCAAATGTCGCGCGGCATTGCTGCACTTGAAAACGACCGTCGTTTACTCATGGCTGGTGTTTCTCACGATTTACGTACCCCGCTAACGCGTATTCGTCTGGCAACCGAAATGATGAGCGATGAGGATGAATACCTTCGTGAAGGCATTATTTACGATATTGAAGATATGAACGGTATTATCGATCAATTTATTGAGTATTTACGCCACCACAAAACAGATGAGCTTGCTTGCGAAGATATAAACGCGCTAGTTGCTGAGGTGGTTAATTGTGAGCTTAAACATCAACGTGTTATTACCTTTAAAGGTAACCCCAGCGTGGGGCTTGTTCCGTTAAGTAGTGTGGCTATTAAGCGCGTAATTACTAACATGATTGAAAACGCGCTGCGTTATTCCGAGGGCGATATAGAAGTATTAAGCTACTTTAATTCAAACAAAAAATACGTTGTGATAGCGGTAAACGATAACGGGCCAGGCATTCCTGAAAGCGAACTTGAATCAGTGTTTGAACCCTTTAAGCAAGGAGATGCAGCGCGTGGCAGCGAAGGTAGTGGTTTAGGCCTTGCCATTATTAAGCGTATTATTGATATGCACGATGGTAAAGTTAAGCTTGAAAACCGTCCAGAGGGTGGCCTAAGTGCTCAAATTTATTTGCCGATAAAAGTAATAGCACCTGTAACGTCAATGTAA
- the ompR gene encoding two-component system response regulator OmpR codes for MGHETTKVLVVDDDMRLRSLLERYLVEQGFIVRTAANSEQMDRLIERENFHLMVLDLMLPGEDGLSICRRLRQKENEIPIVMLTAKGDEVDRIIGLELGADDYIPKPFNPRELLARIKAILRRRAKEVPGAPAAEENLIAFGQFTLNLATREMSEGDKTISLTSGEFAVLKALVSHPREPLSRDKLMNLARGRDYSALERSIDVQVSRLRRMIEVDAANPRYIQTVWGLGYVFVPDGEK; via the coding sequence ATGGGACACGAAACCACAAAAGTATTAGTTGTAGATGATGATATGCGCCTGCGCAGTTTACTAGAGCGTTATTTAGTAGAGCAGGGGTTTATTGTTAGAACCGCCGCAAACTCAGAGCAAATGGATAGACTCATTGAGCGAGAAAATTTTCACTTAATGGTGCTTGACTTAATGCTACCAGGCGAAGATGGCTTATCAATTTGCCGCCGGCTACGCCAAAAAGAAAACGAAATCCCTATTGTTATGCTTACAGCAAAAGGCGATGAGGTCGACCGTATTATAGGCCTTGAATTAGGCGCAGATGACTACATCCCTAAACCGTTTAACCCGCGCGAATTACTGGCTCGCATTAAAGCTATTTTACGCCGCCGTGCTAAAGAAGTGCCTGGCGCCCCAGCTGCAGAAGAAAACCTCATTGCGTTTGGCCAATTTACACTTAACTTAGCCACCCGTGAAATGAGCGAAGGCGATAAAACTATTTCGCTCACCAGCGGAGAATTTGCCGTACTCAAAGCTCTTGTATCGCATCCGCGCGAACCACTTAGTCGCGATAAATTAATGAACCTTGCTCGAGGGCGAGATTACAGCGCCCTTGAGCGCAGTATTGACGTGCAAGTTTCGCGACTTCGCCGCATGATTGAAGTAGATGCCGCCAACCCGCGCTATATTCAAACGGTTTGGGGTTTAGGTTATGTGTTTGTTCCTGACGGTGAAAAGTAG
- the greB gene encoding transcription elongation factor GreB produces MKTNLITREGYLQLQQEHDHLWNVKRPEVTKIVSWAASLGDRSENADYQYNKRLLRQIDRRVRYLRKRLPDLKIIDYSPQQDGKVFFGAWVEIENEQGEIKKFRIVGPDEIYDRKDYISIDSPMARALIKKQVDDDFEVPTPQGKKEWYVNSIEYQK; encoded by the coding sequence ATGAAAACAAATTTAATTACCCGCGAAGGCTACTTGCAACTACAACAAGAGCACGACCATTTATGGAACGTTAAACGCCCTGAAGTCACAAAAATAGTAAGTTGGGCGGCAAGCCTTGGCGATCGCTCAGAAAATGCAGATTATCAATATAATAAGCGTTTACTGCGCCAAATTGATCGCCGCGTTCGGTATTTGCGCAAACGCCTACCCGATTTAAAAATTATTGATTACTCACCGCAGCAAGACGGTAAAGTATTTTTTGGCGCGTGGGTAGAAATAGAAAACGAGCAAGGCGAGATAAAAAAATTTAGAATTGTGGGGCCTGATGAAATATACGACCGCAAAGACTACATATCAATTGACTCACCTATGGCGCGCGCCCTGATAAAAAAACAAGTAGACGATGATTTTGAGGTACCTACACCGCAAGGTAAAAAAGAATGGTATGTAAATAGTATTGAATATCAAAAATAA